The Methylomarinum vadi genome has a window encoding:
- a CDS encoding DEAD/DEAH box helicase: protein MQPSITDTRLFSLQSFHPIVANWFAKHFNRPSPVQEQAWPAIQAGQSTLIAAPTGSGKTLAAFLAVIDQLVKQGLDAGLPDATLVLYVSPLKALSNDIRKNLEQPLTGIDMALLEACLPGVVIRAQTRTGDTSQQERTAMKKFPPHILVTTPESLYILLTSASGREMLKTVGTVIVDEIHALAGNKRGAHLMLSLERLNALAEREPVRIGLSATQKPLDDIARYLIGDRSRPCTVIDTGHVRQRDLQLEVPRSPLEAIMANEVWTEIYDRLEQLTLEHKTTLIFVNTRRLAERAAAALAERLGEDAVTSHHGSLAKEHRLAAEQRLKQGKLKALVATASLELGIDIGDVDLVCQLGSPHGISAFLQRVGRSGHRLGAIPKGRLFPLSRDDLRECTAMLAAIARDQLDKIEIPEHPLDVLAQQIVAEVACREWSEQDLYLTFGKAWPYRHLHETQFQDVVQMLADGYHTRRGRRGAYLHRDVVHGMLRPRKNARLTALLNGGAIPDQFDYDVILQPEGLFVGTLNEDFAFESLPGDIFQLGNNSYRMLKIEQGKVHVEDAHGQPPNIPFWFGEAPGRSNELSLAVSEFSERLDELLEQGGDAALIYLSQELSLSEPAARQLVDYLAAAKSALTVLPSFNCIVFERFFDETGDMHFVVHSPYGSRINRAWGLALRKRFCRRFNFELQAAASEDNIVLSLGPTHSFPLEEPAGYLKSAGVEDVLKQALLAAPMFPTRWRWVANTALAVPRNRAGKKVPAPFQRNDAEDLVSVVFPDQLACFENIAGEREIPDHPLVNQTLWDCLHELMDIDGLKQVLDGIEQGSIRIVARDLTSPSPLAQEIINARPYAFLDDAPAEERRTLAIQQRRFATPEEAGDIGRLDLEAIAKVRSEAWSEAHNEDELHDALVVLGFITEAEGERGPLSTLHERIAHGWPALMESLQQCGRATVLQVSPEQRLWVAAERLHELRVLFPDAATSPALPLLFDNKDTSEEESRRELVRSRMEGLGPVTAMQLAEPLQCSVAQVEQALLALQQQGIVIQGTFTSDSPASEWCERGLLARIHRYTLKRLRSEIEPVAPSDLMRFLFRWQHLDDPGQGEEFLAKVLGQLEGLNLPAAAWEGDILPKRLKPYFASDLDRLCYSGRVVWLRLKQASGSSPKAAGKSTAIALLPREHLGHWRSFMPLPDKNVLELSSQAEKVYAAMQRWGASFFQELLGETGLLKTQLEEALGQLVAAGLITSDSFQGLRTLILPQKIQQRRNKRFRLQDPLAAAGRWSLLRPAIAQPYAPIEHIARTLLRRYGVVFRKLLDKEEGLPSWRELLYVYRRLEARGEIRGGRFVQGFAGEQFALPEALSVLREIRKQEKTGQLVSISAADPLNLTGIITQGERAATLSGHRVLFEDGIPVAWGAPNNIQLSRQCDEQAQWRYKQALLQR from the coding sequence ATGCAGCCCTCCATAACCGACACCCGCCTTTTCTCCCTTCAGAGTTTTCATCCAATTGTCGCCAATTGGTTCGCCAAACACTTCAACCGACCCTCCCCGGTACAGGAGCAAGCCTGGCCGGCCATTCAGGCCGGACAATCCACGTTGATCGCCGCCCCGACCGGTTCCGGCAAGACCCTGGCGGCCTTCCTGGCGGTGATCGATCAACTGGTCAAACAGGGCCTGGACGCGGGATTGCCCGACGCGACACTAGTGCTGTATGTTTCGCCGCTGAAGGCTTTGTCCAACGACATCCGCAAGAACCTGGAGCAACCCTTGACCGGCATCGACATGGCCTTGCTGGAGGCCTGCCTGCCCGGCGTCGTGATCCGCGCGCAAACCCGTACCGGCGATACCTCGCAGCAGGAAAGGACGGCGATGAAAAAGTTTCCGCCGCATATCCTGGTAACGACGCCCGAATCGCTCTATATTCTGCTGACTTCGGCATCCGGCCGCGAGATGCTGAAAACGGTAGGCACCGTCATCGTCGACGAAATCCATGCCCTGGCCGGTAACAAACGCGGCGCCCATCTGATGCTGTCGCTAGAACGGCTGAACGCCCTCGCCGAGCGAGAACCGGTGCGCATCGGCCTGTCGGCGACGCAGAAACCGTTGGACGACATCGCCCGCTATCTGATCGGCGATCGTTCCCGGCCCTGCACCGTCATCGACACAGGCCATGTGCGGCAACGCGACCTACAGCTCGAAGTGCCGCGTTCGCCCTTGGAAGCGATCATGGCCAACGAAGTGTGGACGGAAATCTACGACCGTCTGGAACAATTGACGCTGGAGCACAAGACCACCTTGATCTTCGTCAATACGCGCCGTCTGGCCGAACGCGCCGCCGCGGCCTTGGCCGAACGCCTGGGCGAGGACGCCGTGACCTCCCATCACGGCAGCCTGGCCAAAGAACACCGTCTGGCAGCCGAGCAACGCTTGAAACAAGGGAAATTGAAGGCTTTGGTCGCGACCGCCTCGCTGGAACTCGGCATCGACATCGGCGACGTCGATCTGGTCTGCCAGCTCGGCTCGCCTCACGGCATCTCGGCCTTTTTACAGCGGGTCGGTCGCTCCGGGCACCGCCTGGGGGCGATTCCCAAAGGGCGTTTGTTTCCGCTATCGCGCGACGACTTGCGCGAATGCACGGCGATGCTGGCCGCGATCGCCCGAGACCAGCTGGACAAAATCGAGATACCGGAGCATCCGCTCGATGTGCTGGCGCAGCAAATCGTCGCCGAAGTGGCTTGCCGGGAATGGAGCGAGCAGGATCTTTATCTGACTTTCGGTAAAGCCTGGCCTTACCGCCACCTGCACGAAACGCAATTTCAGGACGTCGTCCAGATGCTGGCCGACGGTTACCATACCCGCCGCGGCAGGCGCGGCGCCTATCTGCATCGCGACGTTGTCCACGGCATGCTCAGGCCGCGCAAGAACGCGCGCCTGACGGCGTTGTTGAACGGCGGCGCGATCCCCGACCAGTTCGATTACGACGTGATTTTGCAACCGGAAGGTTTGTTCGTCGGAACGTTGAACGAGGATTTCGCCTTCGAGAGCCTTCCAGGCGACATCTTCCAGCTCGGCAACAATTCCTACCGCATGCTCAAGATCGAGCAAGGCAAAGTCCATGTCGAGGACGCCCACGGCCAGCCGCCCAATATCCCGTTCTGGTTCGGCGAGGCGCCGGGACGCAGTAACGAACTGTCCTTAGCGGTATCGGAGTTTTCGGAACGGCTGGACGAACTGCTGGAACAAGGCGGCGACGCCGCCTTAATCTATCTCAGTCAAGAGCTGTCTCTATCCGAACCCGCCGCCCGCCAGTTAGTCGATTACCTGGCCGCGGCCAAGTCCGCCCTGACCGTGTTGCCCTCGTTCAATTGCATCGTGTTCGAACGTTTTTTCGACGAAACCGGCGACATGCATTTCGTCGTCCACTCGCCCTACGGCTCCCGGATCAACCGCGCCTGGGGGTTGGCCTTGCGCAAACGCTTCTGCCGCCGCTTCAATTTCGAACTGCAGGCCGCCGCCTCCGAGGACAATATCGTATTGTCGCTGGGGCCGACTCACAGTTTTCCGCTGGAGGAGCCGGCCGGTTATCTCAAGTCAGCCGGCGTCGAAGACGTGTTGAAACAAGCTCTGCTGGCCGCGCCGATGTTTCCGACCCGTTGGCGCTGGGTCGCCAATACCGCGTTGGCGGTGCCGCGCAACCGGGCCGGCAAAAAGGTGCCGGCGCCGTTCCAGCGCAACGACGCCGAAGACTTGGTTTCGGTGGTATTTCCGGACCAGTTGGCCTGTTTCGAGAACATCGCCGGCGAGCGCGAAATCCCCGACCACCCGCTGGTCAATCAAACCCTTTGGGACTGTCTGCACGAGCTGATGGACATCGACGGTCTGAAACAAGTATTGGATGGCATCGAACAAGGCTCGATCCGCATCGTCGCCCGCGACCTGACCAGCCCGTCGCCGTTGGCTCAGGAAATCATCAACGCCCGTCCCTACGCCTTTCTCGACGACGCCCCCGCCGAGGAACGCAGGACACTGGCCATACAGCAGCGCCGTTTCGCGACGCCGGAAGAAGCCGGCGACATCGGCCGCCTCGACCTGGAAGCGATCGCCAAGGTCCGTAGCGAGGCCTGGTCGGAAGCGCATAACGAAGACGAACTGCATGATGCGCTGGTCGTGTTGGGCTTTATCACCGAAGCCGAAGGCGAACGCGGGCCGTTGTCGACGCTGCACGAGCGTATCGCGCACGGCTGGCCGGCCTTGATGGAAAGCCTGCAGCAATGCGGCCGGGCCACGGTGCTGCAGGTCTCGCCAGAGCAACGCCTATGGGTCGCCGCCGAGCGTTTGCACGAATTGCGGGTACTGTTTCCGGATGCGGCCACATCCCCTGCTCTGCCGTTGCTGTTCGACAACAAGGACACCAGCGAAGAAGAATCAAGGCGGGAATTGGTCCGCAGTCGCATGGAGGGATTGGGCCCCGTCACCGCCATGCAATTGGCCGAGCCGCTGCAATGTTCGGTTGCGCAGGTAGAACAAGCGTTGCTTGCCTTGCAGCAGCAAGGCATCGTCATCCAGGGAACATTCACGTCCGATTCGCCCGCCAGCGAATGGTGCGAACGCGGCCTGTTGGCGAGAATACATCGCTATACGTTGAAACGACTGCGCAGCGAAATCGAACCGGTGGCGCCATCTGATTTGATGCGTTTCCTGTTCCGTTGGCAGCATCTGGACGATCCCGGTCAGGGCGAGGAATTTTTGGCCAAGGTCTTAGGGCAATTGGAAGGCCTCAACCTGCCCGCCGCGGCCTGGGAAGGCGACATCCTGCCCAAGCGCCTGAAACCTTATTTCGCGTCCGATCTCGACCGCTTATGCTATTCCGGACGTGTCGTCTGGCTGCGCTTGAAACAGGCTTCGGGCAGCAGCCCGAAAGCGGCCGGCAAGAGCACGGCGATCGCGCTGCTGCCGCGCGAACATCTCGGCCATTGGCGCAGTTTCATGCCGCTGCCGGACAAAAACGTCCTGGAATTATCGAGTCAGGCGGAAAAGGTCTATGCCGCGATGCAACGATGGGGCGCCAGTTTTTTTCAGGAATTGCTGGGCGAGACCGGTCTGCTGAAAACGCAATTGGAGGAAGCCTTGGGCCAACTGGTCGCGGCGGGACTGATCACCTCCGACAGTTTCCAGGGGTTGCGCACGCTGATACTGCCGCAGAAAATCCAGCAACGGCGCAACAAACGCTTCCGCTTGCAAGACCCCTTGGCTGCAGCCGGGCGCTGGTCGCTGTTGCGTCCGGCCATAGCGCAACCGTATGCCCCCATCGAACATATCGCCCGCACGCTGCTGCGGCGTTACGGCGTGGTATTCCGCAAACTGCTGGACAAAGAGGAAGGTCTGCCGAGTTGGCGCGAGCTGTTGTATGTCTACCGGCGCCTGGAGGCGCGTGGCGAAATTCGGGGCGGCCGCTTCGTCCAAGGCTTCGCCGGCGAACAGTTCGCGCTGCCCGAGGCGTTAAGCGTCCTGCGGGAAATCCGCAAACAAGAAAAAACGGGGCAACTGGTTTCTATCAGCGCCGCCGATCCGCTCAATCTGACCGGCATCATTACCCAAGGTGAGAGAGCGGCGACGCTGTCCGGCCACCGCGTGTTATTCGAGGACGGCATTCCGGTAGCCTGGGGCGCGCCGAACAATATCCAGCTTTCCCGGCAATGCGACGAACAAGCGCAATGGCGCTACAAACAGGCACTGCTGCAGAGATAA
- a CDS encoding sodium:calcium antiporter — protein MTINEFITIWLQFLACLLLVGYAGVKITIYGDAIADKTGLGGNWIGFLLMATVTSVPELASGISAVTLVNSPDIAIGTLLGSCVFNLAIIVLVDLFYRKASIYKSADVGHVLSAAFGIVLIGLCGLSIDLADAELMISVGHVGLYSPVIVLLYILAVRTVFRYESHQLKTYSEQEPDPFPALSLASVILRYLFSAIVVIFAGVWLPSVAKQIALLMHWQESFVGTLLVALITSLPEMVVALTAIKIHALDMAIGNIFGSNLFNMAVVAVEDYFYKAGPILAQVSPIHSISAATSVTMTGLAIIGLFYRAEQRVLKMVGWISWLLFALYLLNSYALFIYA, from the coding sequence TTGACTATTAACGAGTTCATAACTATTTGGTTGCAATTTCTGGCCTGCTTGTTGCTGGTCGGATATGCCGGCGTGAAAATAACAATTTATGGCGATGCAATTGCGGATAAAACGGGATTAGGGGGCAATTGGATCGGTTTTTTATTGATGGCGACAGTCACTTCAGTGCCGGAATTGGCAAGTGGCATTAGCGCGGTCACCTTGGTCAATTCCCCCGATATTGCGATTGGCACTTTATTGGGAAGTTGCGTCTTTAACTTGGCAATTATCGTACTTGTTGATTTGTTTTATCGGAAAGCCTCGATTTACAAGTCGGCCGATGTCGGTCATGTTTTGTCGGCAGCTTTCGGTATTGTGTTGATAGGATTATGCGGCTTGAGCATCGATCTGGCGGATGCCGAATTAATGATTAGCGTAGGGCATGTGGGGCTATATAGTCCGGTCATAGTTCTGCTCTACATTCTTGCCGTGCGGACGGTGTTTCGTTATGAAAGTCACCAACTGAAAACTTATTCGGAACAAGAGCCCGATCCTTTTCCAGCCCTGTCTCTGGCCTCGGTTATTTTGCGCTATCTTTTTTCGGCCATCGTAGTAATTTTCGCCGGTGTATGGTTGCCTTCCGTAGCCAAACAAATTGCTCTGCTGATGCATTGGCAGGAAAGTTTCGTTGGAACATTGTTGGTAGCATTAATTACTTCTTTGCCGGAAATGGTTGTTGCGCTTACGGCGATCAAGATTCATGCCTTGGATATGGCAATTGGAAATATTTTTGGCAGCAATTTGTTCAATATGGCTGTCGTTGCGGTCGAAGATTATTTTTACAAAGCGGGACCAATTTTGGCCCAAGTTTCACCCATACATTCAATATCTGCCGCAACATCTGTTACCATGACTGGATTGGCAATTATTGGTTTATTCTATCGAGCCGAACAGCGCGTGTTGAAGATGGTGGGTTGGATCAGCTGGTTATTATTTGCGCTTTATTTGCTTAATTCGTACGCTTTATTTATCTATGCCTAA
- a CDS encoding cation-translocating P-type ATPase, giving the protein MNSITESTADETRRHYLLIVHDSVTGRVRIHVPTLYRNQQLRKQLETKLTELAEAKAVSANILTGNLLIEYVFSAQSEDLPTSIIHVLEAVTGHLIIRQSEHVHRPKLPPKKVKVAKKKRKPEAISRYQEPPFHLWHTITGTRAIKFIESDESGLSGEQAVDRLIKYGPNILSEQRGRSSWQMFLQQFVSAPVAMLGLSAVISLATGGAADAIVIVTVVMINSVIGFVTEKSAEKTINALGQLAPEYCAVIRNGKRMDVPLSDVVIGDVLVLMPGTYIAADARLLAATQLSIDESPLTGESMPVGKAHDFLGQEETALGDRQNMVYMGTTVTGGSGRAIVVATGRYSEIGKIQSLVGETVTPETPMQKQIDEMGLQLALLSSAICGLVFVVGLLRGRPLPEMLMSAISLAVAAVPEGLPAVATTTLALGINDMRRHKVLIRQLPAVENLGSVQVICLDKTGTLTLNRMSVVTLKTLQSTINVKQGRFFSGKDAIETQEFDRTLWLMMEVFVLCNESSPSEQGELQGTPTENALLQAAIDAGENVALLRKKHPTVKVDYRAEDRPYMITVHAQEDGRFFIAVKGSPAAVLELCIKGGSDDGEQTLSTDDRQAILTWNERFGADSLRVLGVAYCIADEVAGYQEQDFIWLGLVGMEDMIRPGMEELIGQFHSAGVETVMITGDQSATAFSVGKRLGLNGDHGKPLEIIDSANLDKLHPSVLAGLVDRTSVFARVSPAHKLRIVEALQQNGKVVAMTGDGINDGPALKAANVGVSLGEKGADVARSVADVILEDDDLKTMVTAIKEGRSIYDNIRKSLHFLLSTNLSEIEVMLFSAALGGSEILNPMQLLWINLVTDIFPGLALALDPPEEDVLKRPPRDPQEAIVNRSDYIKLLRESGIITTGTLGVYGYSLLRYGPGQNASTNAFMSLTLAQLLHSYRCRSEKTSIFHSESRLPNRYLDQAVGVSVIMQVLAVAFPPLRNLLRLNPIGAADALAILAGAGLPLIANEAIKVIGNQPIEEEDAS; this is encoded by the coding sequence ATGAACTCGATTACGGAATCTACTGCAGATGAGACACGGCGGCATTATTTGCTGATTGTCCATGATAGTGTTACCGGCAGAGTACGCATTCACGTGCCAACCTTGTACCGTAACCAACAGTTACGAAAGCAGTTAGAAACAAAATTAACGGAGTTAGCTGAGGCGAAGGCGGTTAGCGCCAATATTTTGACTGGAAATCTGTTGATCGAATATGTTTTTTCCGCTCAATCGGAGGACTTGCCCACAAGTATTATTCATGTGTTAGAAGCCGTTACGGGGCATTTGATTATTCGGCAAAGCGAACACGTGCACCGGCCGAAACTTCCTCCCAAAAAAGTTAAAGTTGCCAAAAAGAAACGCAAGCCTGAAGCAATCAGCCGTTATCAGGAACCTCCATTTCATTTGTGGCACACGATTACGGGTACGAGGGCCATCAAATTTATAGAAAGCGATGAAAGCGGATTAAGCGGGGAACAGGCCGTCGACAGGCTGATTAAATATGGTCCGAATATTTTAAGTGAGCAGCGTGGCCGCTCATCTTGGCAAATGTTTTTACAGCAATTTGTTTCCGCCCCCGTAGCGATGCTCGGCTTATCGGCCGTGATTTCCCTGGCGACCGGCGGTGCGGCCGATGCGATCGTTATAGTGACGGTGGTAATGATTAATTCGGTAATCGGTTTTGTCACGGAAAAGTCGGCGGAGAAAACCATCAATGCTTTGGGGCAATTGGCCCCCGAATATTGCGCTGTGATTCGGAACGGCAAGAGAATGGATGTCCCTTTGAGTGACGTTGTGATCGGCGATGTGCTGGTTTTGATGCCGGGTACGTATATTGCCGCGGATGCCCGTTTATTGGCCGCCACTCAACTCAGCATCGATGAATCGCCGTTAACCGGTGAAAGCATGCCGGTCGGAAAGGCTCACGATTTTCTCGGTCAGGAGGAAACGGCTCTGGGCGACCGGCAAAACATGGTTTATATGGGGACGACGGTGACCGGTGGCAGCGGCCGCGCCATCGTTGTCGCGACCGGTAGGTATAGCGAAATCGGCAAGATTCAAAGTCTGGTCGGTGAAACCGTGACGCCGGAAACGCCGATGCAAAAACAGATCGACGAAATGGGGCTGCAATTGGCGTTACTTAGTTCCGCAATCTGCGGGCTGGTTTTCGTGGTCGGTTTATTGCGAGGCCGCCCTTTGCCGGAAATGTTGATGTCTGCCATTTCGCTTGCCGTAGCGGCGGTTCCGGAAGGTCTGCCGGCCGTTGCGACGACGACATTGGCTTTGGGTATCAACGATATGCGTCGCCACAAAGTGCTCATTCGCCAGTTGCCAGCCGTGGAAAATTTAGGGTCGGTGCAAGTTATTTGTCTCGATAAAACCGGTACTCTAACGCTTAATCGGATGAGTGTCGTTACGTTGAAAACCTTGCAATCGACCATCAACGTCAAGCAAGGCCGCTTTTTTTCCGGCAAGGATGCGATCGAAACGCAAGAGTTCGATCGAACGTTATGGCTGATGATGGAGGTGTTTGTGTTGTGCAATGAGTCGTCGCCGTCCGAACAGGGCGAATTGCAGGGCACTCCGACCGAAAACGCATTGCTTCAGGCCGCCATCGATGCCGGCGAGAATGTCGCGCTACTGCGGAAAAAACACCCTACGGTGAAGGTGGACTATCGTGCCGAAGATCGTCCTTACATGATCACCGTTCATGCCCAAGAGGACGGGCGTTTTTTCATTGCCGTGAAAGGCAGTCCGGCGGCCGTGCTGGAGCTTTGCATAAAGGGCGGCAGCGATGATGGCGAACAAACATTGTCGACGGATGACCGGCAGGCTATCTTGACCTGGAATGAGCGGTTCGGCGCAGATTCCCTGCGGGTTCTGGGCGTCGCCTATTGCATTGCCGACGAAGTGGCCGGTTACCAAGAACAGGATTTTATTTGGCTGGGCCTGGTCGGCATGGAAGACATGATTCGCCCGGGGATGGAAGAATTGATCGGCCAGTTTCACTCGGCAGGCGTCGAAACGGTCATGATTACGGGCGACCAGAGCGCCACCGCTTTTTCGGTCGGCAAACGCCTGGGCTTGAACGGAGATCATGGCAAGCCGCTGGAAATCATCGATTCCGCCAATCTGGATAAGTTACATCCTTCCGTATTGGCCGGTTTGGTGGATCGCACTTCGGTCTTTGCCAGGGTTAGTCCGGCGCATAAACTGCGCATCGTCGAGGCATTGCAGCAAAACGGCAAGGTGGTGGCGATGACCGGCGACGGCATCAATGACGGTCCTGCCTTGAAGGCGGCCAATGTCGGCGTATCATTGGGCGAAAAGGGCGCCGACGTGGCTCGCTCGGTGGCCGACGTCATTCTCGAAGACGACGACTTGAAGACGATGGTGACGGCAATCAAGGAAGGGCGCTCGATTTACGATAATATCCGTAAAAGTTTGCATTTTCTTTTGTCGACCAACCTCAGTGAAATCGAGGTGATGTTGTTCAGTGCCGCGTTAGGCGGTTCCGAAATACTCAATCCAATGCAATTGCTATGGATCAACCTGGTTACCGATATATTCCCCGGTTTGGCGTTGGCACTGGATCCTCCGGAGGAGGATGTGCTGAAGCGGCCGCCCCGAGACCCGCAGGAAGCAATCGTCAATCGTAGCGACTATATCAAGCTGCTTCGTGAGTCGGGTATCATCACTACCGGCACGCTCGGCGTCTACGGTTACAGTCTGTTGCGTTACGGTCCGGGACAAAACGCCAGTACCAATGCCTTCATGTCTTTGACGCTGGCTCAGCTGTTGCATTCGTATCGCTGCCGTTCGGAAAAAACGTCTATATTTCACAGTGAGAGCAGGCTCCCCAATCGTTATCTCGATCAAGCGGTCGGCGTGTCTGTGATCATGCAGGTTCTGGCGGTTGCCTTTCCGCCATTGCGTAATCTGCTCAGGCTAAACCCGATCGGCGCCGCTGACGCACTTGCCATTCTGGCCGGCGCGGGTTTGCCGCTGATAGCCAACGAGGCGATCAAGGTGATCGGTAATCAACCAATTGAAGAAGAGGATGCATCATGA
- the metK gene encoding methionine adenosyltransferase yields MIKDFVFTSQSVTEGHPDRLCDTVSDAIVDAYLRQDSASRITAECAISKNVLFLAARYASDAVVDIPEVARSIIKQVGYRPCDFNADDCTVVTSLIEQSKTVREISVSSADDEEMERITASHQTTVFGFACRHTPELMPLPITLANRLTRQLTKVRRECDIDYLSPDCTSQVGVEFVDDRPIRIDSITIITGCDNPESPPTFECIEEDLRHHVINPVFQQAPIKPDNMTRVIINPNGPFMRSGPAVHSGMTGRKTDSDTYGSFARHCGSALSGKGPSRIDRVGAYAARYAAKNIVAAGLAEQCEVQLSYSIGLPGPVSVFLTTKGTGVIDDVDIRKRLLKHFDFRLGAIIRDLKLREMTKKQDGVFYQKLPVNGHFGETGLPLPWEQTDKIELLMD; encoded by the coding sequence ATGATCAAAGATTTTGTATTTACCTCTCAATCCGTGACCGAAGGGCATCCCGACCGCCTGTGCGACACCGTCAGCGACGCCATTGTCGATGCTTATTTGCGTCAGGATTCGGCATCGCGTATTACCGCCGAATGTGCGATATCGAAAAATGTGTTGTTTCTGGCGGCACGTTATGCCAGCGATGCCGTCGTGGATATTCCGGAAGTCGCCCGTTCTATCATCAAACAGGTCGGATACCGGCCTTGCGATTTCAACGCCGACGATTGCACCGTCGTTACCAGCTTAATCGAACAGTCCAAGACCGTCAGGGAAATCAGTGTATCGTCAGCAGACGATGAAGAAATGGAGCGCATTACCGCTTCCCATCAAACCACTGTATTCGGATTTGCCTGCCGTCATACCCCCGAGTTGATGCCGCTACCGATTACGTTGGCCAATCGGTTGACGCGGCAACTGACGAAAGTTCGCCGAGAATGCGATATCGATTATTTATCGCCGGATTGCACCTCACAAGTTGGCGTGGAATTCGTCGACGACCGGCCAATTCGCATCGATAGCATCACAATAATTACCGGCTGTGATAATCCGGAATCTCCGCCTACCTTCGAATGCATTGAAGAAGATCTCCGTCACCATGTTATCAATCCGGTGTTTCAGCAGGCACCGATCAAGCCGGACAATATGACGCGAGTGATTATCAATCCTAACGGCCCCTTCATGCGTAGCGGACCAGCGGTTCACTCGGGGATGACCGGGCGTAAGACCGACAGCGACACTTACGGCAGTTTCGCCCGCCATTGCGGTTCGGCCTTGAGCGGCAAGGGGCCGTCCCGCATCGATAGGGTGGGCGCTTATGCGGCCCGCTATGCAGCCAAAAACATCGTCGCGGCCGGTTTAGCGGAACAATGTGAAGTACAGCTCAGTTACAGTATCGGGTTGCCCGGTCCGGTCAGCGTGTTTTTGACGACCAAGGGAACGGGCGTCATAGACGACGTGGACATACGCAAACGTTTGCTGAAGCATTTCGATTTCAGATTAGGTGCAATCATCAGGGACTTAAAGTTGCGTGAGATGACCAAAAAACAGGATGGCGTTTTTTATCAGAAACTGCCGGTTAACGGCCATTTCGGTGAAACCGGACTCCCTTTGCCTTGGGAGCAAACCGATAAAATCGAATTATTAATGGATTAA
- a CDS encoding HMA2 domain-containing protein codes for MSAPDSIPSAFVKHQLPGRVRLKIPEKKGDFRYFDRVADVFAGSQGITQLQLNPPAASVLISHRDDISFQHIVEFAENNGLFRLTEKPEDYEPLTLPNLPIATLSSIGLDRVDDSLLNLSKNRLDNRSVLFLTLIGLAIHQIARGNIMAPAASLLWYALELLEKENEISFEIEKQHESDQ; via the coding sequence ATGTCCGCTCCCGATTCGATTCCATCCGCCTTCGTCAAACACCAGTTGCCGGGACGGGTGAGATTAAAAATACCCGAAAAAAAGGGTGACTTTCGCTATTTCGATCGCGTAGCGGATGTATTTGCCGGCAGCCAGGGCATTACACAACTGCAATTGAACCCTCCGGCAGCCAGTGTTTTGATCTCCCACAGGGACGATATTTCATTTCAACACATTGTCGAATTTGCTGAAAATAACGGTTTATTTCGGCTAACCGAAAAACCCGAGGACTATGAGCCCCTCACGCTTCCGAATTTACCGATTGCCACCCTAAGCTCCATCGGCCTGGACCGCGTCGACGACTCTCTGCTGAATCTAAGCAAAAACCGTCTAGACAACCGCTCTGTTTTGTTTCTGACTTTAATCGGTCTAGCGATACATCAGATAGCTCGGGGAAATATCATGGCACCCGCTGCGTCATTGTTATGGTATGCATTGGAATTGCTGGAAAAGGAAAACGAGATCAGTTTCGAGATAGAAAAGCAACACGAATCCGATCAATGA
- a CDS encoding DUF5132 domain-containing protein, producing the protein MIKLDDLVKSGTPLGIAIGVGATVLAGAVLPALPAIARAAKPGARAAIKSGIILAEKGREVLAEVSEELEDIMAEAHAELREENKKKHPETPEQTDEPSESGE; encoded by the coding sequence ATGATTAAACTAGACGACTTAGTGAAAAGCGGAACCCCGTTGGGAATCGCTATTGGCGTTGGGGCGACGGTGCTAGCGGGAGCCGTTTTACCGGCCCTTCCGGCAATTGCCCGTGCAGCTAAACCCGGTGCCCGCGCCGCCATCAAATCAGGAATCATATTGGCTGAAAAAGGCCGGGAAGTCCTCGCCGAGGTCAGTGAAGAACTGGAAGATATTATGGCCGAGGCCCACGCCGAATTACGCGAGGAAAACAAAAAGAAACACCCGGAAACGCCCGAACAAACCGATGAACCTTCTGAATCAGGTGAATAA